The DNA region CGCCACTAGAGCCAGGTATTACGTATTCTGATGACCCATTGCGCATGATGCGCGCCATCCGTTTTGCTACTCAATTGAATTTTAAAATCGAAGAAAACTCTTTACAAGCAATTACGGAGCACAAAGAACGTATTACAATAATTTCCAAAGAACGTATTGTAGACGAGCTGAACAAAATTTTAGCAAGCAATAGACCTTCCATTGGCTTTTCCCTACTTCACAAAACAGCTCTTCTTTCCTATATTCTTCCTGAATTGGTTGCATTACAAGGCATAGAAGAAATTGAAGGGCAACGGCACAAAGACAATTTCTGGCACACCTTAGAAGTGGTAGATAATATTTCAGAAACTACGGATAACCTTTGGTTACGCTGGGCCGCCCTGTTACATGATATTGGTAAGGCACCCACCAAGAAATTTCATAAAAAAATAGGATGGACATTTCACGGGCACGAATTCGTAGGTTCAAAAATGGTATATAAGCTTTTTAAGCGATTGCGAATGCCATTGAACGACAAGATGAAGTTTGTTCAAAAAATGGTACTTATGAGCTCCAGACCCATTGTTCTATCGGAAGATTATGCAACGGATTCAGCAATAAGACGTTTGGTTTTTGATGCCGGCGAAAATGTAGAGGACCTCATGACGCTTTGCGAAGCGGATATTACTACCAAGAACCCAAAAAAGCAAAGAAGGTATAAGAACAATTTTAAGGTTGTTCGCCAAAAAATTATAGAAGTAGAAGAACGAGATAACATACGTAAGTTTCAACCTCCTGTAAGCGGAGAAGAGATTATGGAAACTTTTAACTTGAAACCTTCAAAAGAAATCGGAATTATTAAAGAAGCGATTAAAGAGGCTATTCTTGAAGGTGAGATTCCTAATGAATACGAAGCTGCAAAAGAATTTATGCTCGCAAAGGGCAAGGCAATTGGCCTTACCCCATCTTGAAAACTAATTGAGAATTCACTCCATAGCTAAAAAGAAAAGACTAGAAATAACGTTTACAATACACCTTAAATTCTAACGTTTTAGTGTTGAAACCCTATCGCAACACAGTCTTAGGTTTAAAGTATTTTATACATGGAAAACCAGTAGTTTTATTGCACCGATATATTTAGGAGGCCAACAATAACAATAGTTGTAATTAAGAAAAATAGATACCTTTACAATGGTAGATACAAGACTGTCCCCTTTTTATCCAATAAAAAAGTCATGAAAAAATTCCTCCTGATTGTACTCCTAACCGTTACATCTATCTGTGATCTTAGAGCTCAGCAAGATGCTCAGTACACACAATACATGTACAACCCAATGGCCATAAACCCGGCATATGCAGGCTCTCGTGGTGTTTTTAGTATAGCAGGATTACATCGCTCACAATGGGTTGGTGTAGAAGGTGCCCCTAAAACCCAAACCCTTAATTTTCATACACCGGTATCGGACAGAGTGGGCATTGGGCTGTCTATTGTTAATGATGATATCGGAAACGGCACAAGTCAAGAAACCTACTTTGATGGTGTTTTTTCATATACCGTTCCAATTTCAAGGGATGCAAAACTGGCCTTTGGATTAAAAGCGAGTGCACATATTCTAAACTTGGATTTCAGCAAATTATCCAATTATAGCGATGAAGTTTCCGGCACAGGTATCACCAATATTGACAATAAATTCTCTCCAAATTTTGGAGCAGGTGTATATTATTACGACGAGCGATTCTATATAGGTCTATCCGTTCCCAATTTCTTAGCTACAAAACATTTTGACGGTGATGCTTCTAGCTCTTCTTTTTTAGCCAAGGAGCGCATGAACTTCTATTTGATAACCGGCTACGTATATAACCTAAATCAAAGATGGCAGTTTAAACCCACGTTATTGATGAAGGCGGTAAACGGTGCTCCGTTACAAGTAGATGTTTCGGCTAATTTTATGTTCAACAATAAATTTATATTGGGAGCAGGCTACCGTTGGGATGCAGCCCTAAGTGCTCTATTTGGTTTTCAAGCATCGGACCAAATATTATTGGGATTAGCCTACGACAGGGAAATAACGGAATTAGGCGGTACTCGCTTTAATGACGGTTCGTTTGAAGTAGTACTCAGATATGAATTCCGTTCACGGTTCGGAAGAAGGACCATAGAACCAAGGTTCTTCTAAATACCCAATTACATCGCATAGATGCCAACCTTATTCTTGGTCAAAAACTTAACCCTATACCCATTACTCTTTCTTTCAATTTTCTTCAGAAAACCAAAAAAATTATAGTACAACCAGTTTACTCTACATAATAGCAAGCCTTTACATCTAGTTTTTTGCACTATACAACATATAATTTGCAAGGTCTTCTTAGCCTGTTAAATTTACGCTACAACGTTGTAAGTCTTTAATTACAATAGTCGTGTTTTCGACTGTTTCAAAGACTTTGTGAAATATATTCCCTATTGGCGAATCGTTTTAAAAAATTTTTCGGGGCATTACTCGTATTCATGCTTGCCTATTCGGCAACTGCTCAACAAACCACCAATTGGACACAGGTTTCACCAAGTATATGGGAATCTGTTACCAATGATGGATTAGTACGTGTAGAGTGTAGGGTTGCTGATGGCGTAACTATATTAGGGGCCGAAACCATGGGTTGTACCAGTGCAGCAACATATAGTGACCCAGCGGTATTTGGCAGCCCTTCTTTAGAAATTTCTGCCAGTTCGTTGAATGACGGAAATCTTAATTTTCACTTCTTTGACGCTCTTACAGGAGACCCCGTATACATCGTAAACCCAATTTTACATGCTGATAAGGTGGGGACCATTTCCGTTGTGCCACTTTTTTCGGGAACTGCCACTGCTAATTTTAATTTCTTAAACGGAACTTGGTCAGAATTAAGCTCTAATGGTCCAATTTTTAGATCCACACCTAATCTTTTTAATCTGGACGATAATTCTATTATACTAAGCCTTGGTGGCGAGTGTATCAACGGAACTAATCTCGGCACAGCGGGCGGTAGTTTAGAAGTTAATAAGGTTACTGAATCTATTCAGATGAGTGTTGAAGTAATAGGAGGCTTACTATCTATTTTAAACGCCTCCGATGAAGTAGAATTTGTTCTTTCCGATCTCATTATTGCGGACCCTAAAATTGAAGTAACCAAAACTGCCGTTGAAAATTTTTCGACTCCGATCAACGTTGGGAACACAGTAGATTATACCATTATTGTTGAAAACACAGGAAATGTTACTCTAGACAATATCGATTTGACCGATACTTTTACTGATGTAAACTCAAACAGCCTAACCTTAACGAATGGACCAACTTTTGATAGTTCTTCTCTCGGCTCCGCTGAAGGTACTCTTCTTCCAGGAGAGACCGTCACATATTTAGCAAGCTTTACCCTAACTACACCAGTAATGGATGCTGGAGGTGTTATAAATCAAATAAACAGTATTTCTGATAGTCCGTATGGCACGGATGATGTAAACGATACATCTGACGATGGAATTGATACGGATGGGAATGTTGAAGACGACCCTACAATCAGCTATTTCCCTACTACTGAAGATGATACTGCAATTGTTTGTGAAGAGGACACCATAGACATTAATGTTCTTTCAAATGATAATTTTGGAGGAAACGCTCCTGCATCTGGAAGTATTTTCATTGTCACTTCTGCTTCATCAGGAATAGCCGTGGTCGATAATAATGGTACGCCCTCCACTCCTACAGATGACTCCATAAGCTATACGTCAGCCACCGGATACACGGGTTCTGACAGTTTTGTTTATGGAATAAGAGATAGTAAAGGGTACGAACAACATGCAACGGTGACCATTTCTGAACAAGCTTTTCCTAATGCCGGAGCAGACGGTACTTTGACCATCTGCGAGGGAACAACCGTTACCGAGGCCGAGCTATTCGCTCAAATAGGAACTCATGATGCCGGTGGAACTTGGTCACCAGCGATGGGCGGCGCGGGAACCTATACCTACACCGTTGCGGCTACCTCTCCCTGTACCGTTGACGACACTGCTGAAGTAGTTGTGACCGAACAACCGTTACCGAATGCAGGTACAGACGGTGCTTTGACCATCTGTGAAGGAACTACCGTAACAGAAGCCGAGCTATTCGCTCAAATAGGAACTCATGATTCCAGTGGAACATGGTCACCGGCAATGGGCGGTGCAGCAACCTATATATACACCGTTACGGCTACCTCACCCTGTACCCTTGACGACACTGCAGAAGTAATCGTGACCGAACAACCGTTACCGAATGCGGGTACAGATGGTGCTTTAACCATTTGTCAGGGAGAAACTGTAAACGAAACTCAACTTTTCAATCAACTTGGTGGAAGTCCAGATTCCAGTGGAACTTGGTCACCGGCAATGGGCGGTGCGGGAACCTATACTTATACCGTAACAGCAACTTCGCCTTGTACAACTGATGATACTTCGGAAGTCGTGGTGACAGAACAACCCTTACCGAACGCAGGAACCGACGGAACTTTGACCATTTGCGAGGGAACAACAGTCACAGAAGCCGAATTATTCGCTCAAATAGGAACTCATGATTCCGGTGGGACTTGGTCACCGGCAATGGGCGGTGCGGGCACATATATCTATACCGTTGCAGCCACCCCACCCTGTACAGTTGACGATACCGCTGAAGTAACCGTGACCGAACAACCCTTACCGAATGCAGGTACAGACAGTACTTTGACCATTTGCGAGGGAACGACAGTCACAGAATTCGAACTATTCGCTCAAATAGGAACTCATGATTCCGGTGGAACTTGGTCACCCGCAATGGGCGGTGCCGGAACCTATACCTACACTGTTGCGGCTACCTCTCCCTGTACAGTTGATGACACCGCTGAAGTACTTGTGACCGAACAACCTTTACCTAACGCAGGAACCGATGGTATGTTGACTATTTGTGAAGGAACCACAGTCACAGAAGCCGAATTATTCGCTCACATAGGAACTCATGATTCCGGTGGAACTTGGTCGCCGACCATGGGCGGAGCCGGAACCTACACCTACACCGTTGCAGCTACCTCTCCCTGTACAGTTGATGACACCGCTGAAGTAATCGTGACCGAACAACCGTTACCGAATGCGGGTACCGATGGTACGTTGACAATCTGTGAAGGAACGACAGTTACAGAATCCCAATTATTTGCTCAACTAGGTGCTCCCGATTCTGGTGGAACATGGTCCCCGGCAATGAGCGGTGCGGGAACCTATACTTACACCTTAACAGCAACTTCGCCTTGTACAACTGACGACACTGCAGAAGTAATCGTGACCGAACAACAGTTACCGAATGCCGGGACCGATGGTACGTTGACAATCTGTGAAGGAACTACCGTAACAGAAGCCGAATTATTCGCTCAAATAGGAACTCATGATTCCGGTGGGACTTGGTCACCGGCGATGGCAGGTGCGGGAACCTATACCTACACCGTTGCAGCTACCTCTCCCTGTACAGTTGACGACACTGCAGAAGTAACCGTGACCGAACAACCTTTACCGAATGCGGGTACAGACGGTACTTTGACCATTTGCGAGGGAACGACAGTCACAGAATCCGAACTATTCGCTCAAATAGGAACTCATGATTCCGGTGGAACTTGGTCACCGACGATGGGCGGTGCCGGAACCTATACTTATACTGTTGCGGCTACCTCACCCTGTACAATTGACGACACTTCGGAAGTAATCGTGACCGAACAACCCTTACCGAATGCGGGTACCGATGGTACGTTGACCGTTTGCGAAGGAACTACCGTAACAGAAGCCGAGCTATTCGCTCAAATAGGAACTCATGATTCCGGTGGAACTTGGTCACCGGCGATGGGCGGTGCCGGAACCTATACCTACACAGTTGAGG from Zobellia alginiliquefaciens includes:
- a CDS encoding CCA tRNA nucleotidyltransferase produces the protein MNHIQALSNPIFKIVSQAADELGMDCYVIGGFVRDYLLHRGAHKDIDIVAIGSGIELAKKVASLLKGKPNVSIFKNFGTAMLRHEDIELEFVGARKESYHRDSRKPVVEDGTLADDQNRRDFTINALAISLNQKNYGELLDPFDGVADLEKKIIRTPLEPGITYSDDPLRMMRAIRFATQLNFKIEENSLQAITEHKERITIISKERIVDELNKILASNRPSIGFSLLHKTALLSYILPELVALQGIEEIEGQRHKDNFWHTLEVVDNISETTDNLWLRWAALLHDIGKAPTKKFHKKIGWTFHGHEFVGSKMVYKLFKRLRMPLNDKMKFVQKMVLMSSRPIVLSEDYATDSAIRRLVFDAGENVEDLMTLCEADITTKNPKKQRRYKNNFKVVRQKIIEVEERDNIRKFQPPVSGEEIMETFNLKPSKEIGIIKEAIKEAILEGEIPNEYEAAKEFMLAKGKAIGLTPS
- a CDS encoding PorP/SprF family type IX secretion system membrane protein — encoded protein: MKKFLLIVLLTVTSICDLRAQQDAQYTQYMYNPMAINPAYAGSRGVFSIAGLHRSQWVGVEGAPKTQTLNFHTPVSDRVGIGLSIVNDDIGNGTSQETYFDGVFSYTVPISRDAKLAFGLKASAHILNLDFSKLSNYSDEVSGTGITNIDNKFSPNFGAGVYYYDERFYIGLSVPNFLATKHFDGDASSSSFLAKERMNFYLITGYVYNLNQRWQFKPTLLMKAVNGAPLQVDVSANFMFNNKFILGAGYRWDAALSALFGFQASDQILLGLAYDREITELGGTRFNDGSFEVVLRYEFRSRFGRRTIEPRFF
- a CDS encoding gliding motility-associated C-terminal domain-containing protein, producing the protein MLAYSATAQQTTNWTQVSPSIWESVTNDGLVRVECRVADGVTILGAETMGCTSAATYSDPAVFGSPSLEISASSLNDGNLNFHFFDALTGDPVYIVNPILHADKVGTISVVPLFSGTATANFNFLNGTWSELSSNGPIFRSTPNLFNLDDNSIILSLGGECINGTNLGTAGGSLEVNKVTESIQMSVEVIGGLLSILNASDEVEFVLSDLIIADPKIEVTKTAVENFSTPINVGNTVDYTIIVENTGNVTLDNIDLTDTFTDVNSNSLTLTNGPTFDSSSLGSAEGTLLPGETVTYLASFTLTTPVMDAGGVINQINSISDSPYGTDDVNDTSDDGIDTDGNVEDDPTISYFPTTEDDTAIVCEEDTIDINVLSNDNFGGNAPASGSIFIVTSASSGIAVVDNNGTPSTPTDDSISYTSATGYTGSDSFVYGIRDSKGYEQHATVTISEQAFPNAGADGTLTICEGTTVTEAELFAQIGTHDAGGTWSPAMGGAGTYTYTVAATSPCTVDDTAEVVVTEQPLPNAGTDGALTICEGTTVTEAELFAQIGTHDSSGTWSPAMGGAATYIYTVTATSPCTLDDTAEVIVTEQPLPNAGTDGALTICQGETVNETQLFNQLGGSPDSSGTWSPAMGGAGTYTYTVTATSPCTTDDTSEVVVTEQPLPNAGTDGTLTICEGTTVTEAELFAQIGTHDSGGTWSPAMGGAGTYIYTVAATPPCTVDDTAEVTVTEQPLPNAGTDSTLTICEGTTVTEFELFAQIGTHDSGGTWSPAMGGAGTYTYTVAATSPCTVDDTAEVLVTEQPLPNAGTDGMLTICEGTTVTEAELFAHIGTHDSGGTWSPTMGGAGTYTYTVAATSPCTVDDTAEVIVTEQPLPNAGTDGTLTICEGTTVTESQLFAQLGAPDSGGTWSPAMSGAGTYTYTLTATSPCTTDDTAEVIVTEQQLPNAGTDGTLTICEGTTVTEAELFAQIGTHDSGGTWSPAMAGAGTYTYTVAATSPCTVDDTAEVTVTEQPLPNAGTDGTLTICEGTTVTESELFAQIGTHDSGGTWSPTMGGAGTYTYTVAATSPCTIDDTSEVIVTEQPLPNAGTDGTLTVCEGTTVTEAELFAQIGTHDSGGTWSPAMGGAGTYTYTVEATSPCTVEATSPCTVDDTSEVVVTEQPLPNAGADGALTICEGTTVTESELFAQIGAHDAGGTWSPSMGGAGTYTYTVAATSPCTVDDTTEVTVTEQPLPNAGTDGALTICEGTTVTESELFAQLGSPNSGGTWSPAMGGAGTYTYTVAANSPCTVDDTAEVIVTEQPLPNAGTDGTLTICEGTTVTEAELFAQIETHDSGGTWSPAMGGAGTYTYTVTATSPCTTDDTSQVVVSEQPLPNAGTDGTLTICEGTTITEAELFAQIGAHDAGGTWSPAMSGAGTYTYTVTATSPCTTDDTSQVVVSEQPLPNAGTDGTLTICEGTTITEAELFAQIGAHDAGGTWSPAMGGAGTYTYTVTATSPCTTDDTSEVVVTEQPLPNAGADGALTICEGTTVTEAELFAQIGAHDSGGTWSPAMGGAGTYTYTVAATSPCTVDDTTEVTVTEQPLPNAGTDGALTICEGTTVTESELFAQLGSPNSGGTWSPAMGGAGTYTYTVAANSPCTVDDTAEVIVTEQPLPNAGTDGTLTICEGTTVTEAELFAQIETHDSGGTWSPAMGGAGTYTYTVTATSPCTTDDTSQVVVTEQPLPNAGTDGALTICEGTTVTESQLFAQLGSPNSGGTWSPAMGGAGTYTYTVAATSPCTVEDTAEVVVTEQPLPNAGTDGTLTICEGETVNETQLFNQLGGSPNSGGTWSPAMGGAGSYTYTVSSPVCESDTSTVTVTEEHQPNAGTDATLTICPNTTVTQSQLLSLLQTNDTRGTWNPNPEDANAGVYTYTIPGNICNGESTSTVTIILSNLDSDGDMILDCNEIIDGTDPFDDCDSINGTPLPISDCDNDNLSEEEETLLGTDPKNPDTDGDGVIDGQEVTDNTDPLDSCDFVIENQTLAPSRIWNMEDCDMDDLTNAQEIDRGTDPINPDTDGDLINDGQEVNDNTDPLDPCDSIGGTPPNTISCELFVELDIVRPGDILNGAFKIINIDRFPDNHVEIFNRWGILVWESSVYDNQNNAFDGLSKGRITIMENQKLPAGVYFYKIKYVSKGEDKMLDGYLYVIR